The DNA window tgacttagttaaaaaaattaaacatGAAGAATTTCAAAAAGTAAAAGATACACCTGAATTGGTAGATATAGATTCAGAAAAACTTGAATTAGTTTCTGAAACTTTTCAAATGGTATTTATATCTGCTACATTAAATAATGCAATAAAAAGCTTAGCAAATTATTgtttaacaaataaaacattatgGCTTGAAGTTACAAAcgataaaacaaataaaatattatctgGTAACGATGTGTCTATAAGTTTTGAACcgaatataaatgataaagacGACAATTATGAATTACCTAAACAATTGAAacaacattttattttaattgatttaaagaataaatttttaggtttattatatttacttttaGAATGTataaaagacaaaaaaaaacctgttgtatttttttcaaattataaaagtatagaatattttcaattgcttttaaaaaatttatattggCCAACtgatgtaaaaaaaaaaaatattgaagttaataaaattttaaataatgaaataaaaccaatattaaataaagaagatgaaatattattaaaaaaacatttagaaaaaaatgttatgaaGCATTATAAAGAAAGTATGGACGACAATTTAGaagggaaaaaaaataaattacaaaCATCCaacttattaaattataaaaatataaatatagatgatatatatattgaagacagtaaaaataatgaatatagaaatgataataatatgttatataacataaatGCAGATACTCATAAAAGAGTGTGCATGtttgaaaatgtaaatatatatatacttcaTGGTAATTTACCAAAAGAAGATAGGTTAGGAAATTTCGAagatttttctaaaaataaaaattcgaTTCTACTATGTACAGACATCGCATCAAGAggaataaattttaatgacTTAGATGTAGTAATACAATATGATTCACCACAAGTTTTAgaagaatatatacataaagtTGGTCGAACAGCAcgattaaataatgaaggtacatcttatttatttctattacccgaagaaaaagattttataacaattttaaaaaataaaaatatatttgtaaaaacCATTTTAGGAAATGAATTCATAAAtaagttgaaaaaaatatatatacctatATCTTTAAAATCAGTTGGAGGAAATatacttaattttttagttaaccattttatttcaatagTTAAAGCAGACCCTTCACTTTTAGAAAAGGGTGTAAATGCATTCTTAGCATCTATAAATTCTTATCATTCGATTTCAAAAGAATTACGAAATATCtttaattcaaaaaatttacatttaGGTCACCTTGCTTATGCATATTTGCTGGACAAAACACCAAAAGAAATATCGAACTTCAGGAAGCATCAAACCTACTTAAGCTTAAAGAGAGAATCCACTTTGAATAAGAAGGACAAGAGGTTTCTTCAGTCAAACAAGTTCAAGAAGGCGAAGAAGTAAAACGCTTTGGAAATGAAGAAGTAAAACATTCTCCCCACCATGTTTGATGCATCAACTAGCCTACGCTTTTTATGGCGTGCAAGTCTATTTGGGATATCCCAAGGAGAGTACTCTgaatttgttaatatatttttttttttttttaatatgtttatttttcattttgtttttctattactatatatttgataacTAAATGTGAATAAACACatgtaaaaatgtaaaaataaatcatatatCTTATACAATAGTGAGAGAtggcaattttttttgctatcaaaaaaaaaaataaggatTACAAGTATTTCccaatatagaaaaaaacattgttcttttcattatccaaaagaatataactaatttttttagtatgGCCAAATTTAATGGTTTTAAAACCCTCTTTTTgctttcattatatatttaaatttgtgCCCATTTTTGTACttgctatattttttttcttgtttttcatttttcaaattggATATTATACATTTGCCATATTGGtggtttatattttgataattatatttttctataaactcttaaaaattgaaataaaaaaaacaagtgtatataaaaatttacgTATAATATGAActtatcataattatttagattgttattcattttggaaaaaaaggaataattatattaaataaaattctatatttttttttttaatttgacCTTGtttaacaatatttataactgatataaatttgtatgtCCATACTTTTGTAtcaccattttttatataaattcaaaTTATCTTACCAACACAATGActgaaaataatactaCTGAAGGAAATGATATTGGCGAAAAAATAGCCAAAATCAAAGAATATTTGGAAACATTTGATCATCAAAATGAGACTAAAAGTTCGTTTTAGATaacttattaaatattaaaataattggaCTTTGTAtctatatacatacataccttcattttatgcatacatatttttatttcatatgaTTGCTTATTTTGTTTCAATATCTGAAGGTATCCACGGTTTTGTTGACCTCCTTAAAAAGATAAACATAAAGATGGCTGTTTTCGATTTTGACTTGACCCTAATAGGAAAACACTCAGGTATTTACAATATCCCATTgtgtaataattatatgtacatgCATGTAAATTTGGCCACTTCTTTATGCTTGACTCCTTTTTTTACATGACTGTACAGGCGGATATATCGACAAACTCAATGATATTGAAGATATCGGAACATCGGTCACAAAtgcttttaaaattttatcaaagaggctttatgaaaataatattaaaataaccGTTGCAACCTTTTCAGGTGAAATGCGCAAACATGTTTCCATTTCTTATTTGTCTGACCATTTCTTATTTTGCCTGACCATTTCTTATTTTGCCTgaccatttttattttacctAACAATTTCGTATTTTGCCTgaccattttttattttcctattTGATGCCCGAACAGATGACGAGACAATCCGATATAGTAGGGGAAAGTCATCATCTTTGATCGCAGGAGAAGAACTAATTCAGCACTGTATTAAACACAGCAATTGTGAAACAAAAATCGAACGagtttatgcatattaccCCTAGTAATACGAAATACACAAAACCCATAAAACTAGCGAAATGATCCATAAAGCTAGCGAAATGGCCCATAAACTAgcgaaaatataaacaacttttttatgttcatatttttttagctaTTATAAGGAACCGAAAAAATACATGGCCCTTGGATTAAAAGAACCAATGTCTAACGACAAAtcttatcatttaaaaaggGTATACTCCCtagaaaaattttatgaataataataatcagctgtactattttttcaacattCACAATATGAATTGTACATACATAAATGTATGGACAGAATACCCAACTATTtccttattttattttttttctctttacAGATAAGAAAGGAATTTTCAGTTAATATTGACgaaatgatattttttgatgatgatgttaaaaattgtatttcaGCTAAAAAAGAAGGATACATTACTTTTAATGTGATAGGAAAAAAGggatttaattttaaagataTCAAATTAATGCAGTAAggacatatatttaatcaaGTACCTACTACtgattatatatgtgtatacattttatatactttagaatatatattttctgaAGTGAAAATGAGCTTTCAACCAAACCCACAATTATGTATtcctatttattttttatttttatcgttTAGCTGATTAATTTgctattatcatttaatttatttatttactttttttatatttttttaatttttttattttaatttgtaattctattacacatatataaaagggTGATCTCTTTTCATATGAATTGTACAATAAATggataatatgaatatcatatgtgtgtaatatttgatttgcattttaaataaagaaaaacacTTTTTGTTATCACAAATATGGGGAATAAAACGAAAGAACTAAAATAACAACCGagtaataaattataataaatttatatgtccatatattttgccattttcttttatatcaatttatttgtataaaaatacatacacatatgtatgtatttaattatcatttgtttttattatattaaaatatgttttcaATCATGTGTAATTATGACATTAATCGTTAAACTAGctaataagaaaaaaaaaaaataaaatcctCAAATttctaaataaaataaaataatggagAATAACAGGATGgtggaaaaaaagaaaaaaaatattaatgtgGTTGAcagattttttaaaaaacatttttcatctatatatattattcgtcttattttaaatttagtactattaaatattcttgtgatttattttgttatacattttttttttaatcaaaGTACACAAAATCGTATGAACAGTTCagaaaattttaacaatttatatttttttaaaatagtcCAAAAGAATGAAGAAACATATGAAAATGTTATCTATGTAAtaagtattatatatgttatattatctttggcctttttcattttagaattttatataaaatggagAAAAAACAATGAACTAAAGTATGTGATGGGAATAGAGGACAACCAAATGTCAGGAACTAAACAAaaggaaaatgaaaataaaataagtaaCAAAAATAGTACACATATTTTACCTGACCAAAATAGCTATTATGAACACACATTAAAAAACTCAAAGACAATAAATACTAGCCAACTGAAAGatctaaataaaaaaaaaaatgcacacacaaatatttatataacaacaaactatatatttgtatatactttgttaatattattaggaATAAgacaatataatataaccGAATatgttttgtatttttattttatactaGCTATATGTGAGCTTATCACTCCCCTAACGATATCTATGAAGTTGATAAACCTtgtaacaaaatattataaaataaactttttaaaaaaagaaaaaaagaataataataataattcaaatataaTGATTAAAAGAAGggacatatatttttttttttgttattttgcaattttacggtttttaaaaaaaacaaaaatttacgataaaattatgattaAGAAGAGCAAGCCAGTTCATGAACCAAACTTAAAAActgaaaataatcaaatagagataaaaaataaaaatgtcttttcaaaatattttgccatactaaaacaaaatataaagaaaaaaaacaactatatattttatcattattttgttattttctcttttttaaaaaattgtataataCACATTCTGCACATTTTAAGAGGGTGGATGTATAGTCATATAAAgacaaaagaaaaaaataaaaatatgaatgaaGCAGGGCTCCCTCGAAACAttgaaaatgttaataCTGATCTGGACAAAagagaaataaattataatgacaatttaaaaaaaaacataaacatTTCTAATACCGTTGTAAATCATTTTAATGCGCCAAACGAAAGTACAAaatctgaaaaaaaaaatggtatacacaataaaaataaaataacgaAAAAAAGTCTAGCAATTGAAAAGTctgttattaaaaaggaCGACTTAAAACTAAAAGCTCTAGACAGTTCAGATAAAATAACTAGCCATTTGTCTATGAAAAAAAGGGAgcttaataaaataataaaaaacacaaataaatataaagattactatataaaatataacaaatataataaaacagcTAGTGATATGGAAGAAGAGGAATTAGAATTTGAGGACGAAGAATATTTTgtgaataaaaatgtaagtaTGATCGAAAAAAGACAATTTAAAGtcattgaaaataattcaaatgatatgaataaatgtgaagaaaaaaaaataaatgttaaTCCTAATCAATTAGAacttaaacatatttatgaacACAATAAAGATAactctttatatttttcaaacacATCATCCACAGAAGttgatgaaaaagaaacaacTGAAGCTGAtcataataaagaaaacatttcatataaagataaaaatggtGTATCCactaaattttataataattatatggcGAACCGCTGTAACTCTAATGAAGATATTCCATactcatataataataagtacataaataaagaaggtggtgacaaaaattatttttcgaAAACCGAATTTGATCATGCACCaagtttaaatataaacaaaagaaACACAATTTGTACATACGGATTaacatacaaaataaaaaaaaacgatgtggacaaaaaaaatatatcttttgaaaaaaatataaaaataattttatccaattttaaaagaagAATGGAagtgtgcatatttttaaacgctatttataaaattgcaTTACTcctaaatattttaataattttttttgtaatgaGTATTATGTTGCatattaatttgtatatttttactattaatttaaaaccgttttttttttataaaattatttctattttaaTTCAGTGTtgttattttgtttttttccatttacACGTATACGAATATAATACTATGATAAAGTGAGTTTAATGCAAATAAAAGGTAAGACAAACATGTCGCAAGTAGCAATATGCCTTTggcaattttatataagcGAAAATATTGCcttacttttttattatgtctATAACATT is part of the Plasmodium chabaudi chabaudi strain AS genome assembly, chromosome: 6 genome and encodes:
- a CDS encoding rhoptry protein, putative; protein product: MTENNTTEGNDIGEKIAKIKEYLETFDHQNETKSIHGFVDLLKKINIKMAVFDFDLTLIGKHSGGYIDKLNDIEDIGTSVTNAFKILSKRLYENNIKITVATFSDDETIRYSRGKSSSLIAGEELIQHCIKHSNCETKIERVYAYYPYYYKEPKKYMALGLKEPMSNDKSYHLKRIRKEFSVNIDEMIFFDDDVKNCISAKKEGYITFNVIGKKGFNFKDIKLMQ
- a CDS encoding ATP-dependent RNA helicase DBP7, putative; its protein translation is MSKFKKINKFKKKTQKGHKFSKHVKNGINKEKKSFNKKFKANKFGKNNKKKYNREENEIIETDDDNEIEETSENSYDESGINNTNSEKILNSKVNDENNINLINNKSDIFEGLFSDLKNVLSESLLNTLEKNNFIKTTSIQKLSIPKIIKDNDVFLKSMTGSGKTLCYALPSVQKILNLKDEKNNIKITREMGTFILVLSPTRELAIQINNLFCILTKPYPYIVVSCIIGGEKKKSEKNRIRKGISILTCTPGRLLDHLQNTKALKLTYLKTVILDEADKIIFLGTQDKIKMIYDLVKKIKHEEFQKVKDTPELVDIDSEKLELVSETFQMVFISATLNNAIKSLANYCLTNKTLWLEVTNDKTNKILSGNDVSISFEPNINDKDDNYELPKQLKQHFILIDLKNKFLGLLYLLLECIKDKKKPVVFFSNYKSIEYFQLLLKNLYWPTDVKKKNIEVNKILNNEIKPILNKEDEILLKKHLEKNVMKHYKESMDDNLEGKKNKLQTSNLLNYKNINIDDIYIEDSKNNEYRNDNNMLYNINADTHKRVCMFENVNIYILHGNLPKEDRLGNFEDFSKNKNSILLCTDIASRGINFNDLDVVIQYDSPQVLEEYIHKVGRTARLNNEGTSYLFLLPEEKDFITILKNKNIFVKTILGNEFINKLKKIYIPISLKSVGGNILNFLVNHFISIVKADPSLLEKGVNAFLASINSYHSISKELRNIFNSKNLHLGHLAYAYLLDKTPKEISNFRKHQTYLSLKRESTLNKKDKRFLQSNKFKKAKK